In Scleropages formosus chromosome 10, fSclFor1.1, whole genome shotgun sequence, a single genomic region encodes these proteins:
- the igsf10 gene encoding immunoglobulin superfamily member 10 — MTALRRSRVPLTLLCVFAQTVLRGAACPASCTCYVPTEVHCTFRYLTVVPGHIQPAVEKINLGYNSLTLLKESDFAGLSRLELLLLHSNTIHQVEDKAFGDLHVLQVLKMSYNRVREINKDTFFGLKSLLRLHVDHNRIEFIHPEAFYGLTALQLVHLEGNLLQQLHPDTFVTMRYSQIFKTSSIRSIHLSDNAMSTLPARVFSPCTKLESVYLHGNPWSCDCRLEWLVKWARKDPGVLKCKRDRKHVRGAHCPICETPAVSRGQNIVHLPLDALSCSKPWILARLKEKNLTLDEGDFSTASPGDFIAPIGSLVMNMTDQFHNDASLVCTVQRPSLMENLTVAHSEGVVTLCANVASSLVCNIDYEHIQQLWRILAAYSDTPMRLQRGLMLAKTPEMIYRYTQKNPAGDSEVFTNVEAEIKANPGWLMQDEVSLQLDRTTTTFTALHIKYMSTVHLREDSKVQRKDRYSWAMIKRDNRTETEHSALVGGLIDLKCQVYGHPKPSVEWILPDGSKVRAPYSNDDGRIVITDSGGLTVRAADTSDTGLYHCIATNYLDADVLTFRVTVLPPEVEEEDVNGVRLSYSIGDDLLLDCSSAGNPKPSVRWILPDHTVLDESYGHRRLFQNGSLRVQGLTQRDRGFYRCLTANHMGVDLLTSQVMLLGERRKVLEAESSGDEFDSNFEESVESVITELPSSRSFSGQESTTVTADRPFPRHRASRKRVSSGIIQRRRGSTSNWRAWGSRRTFDKSSRKADPKKWEEMLTKTQKGRTEDVKDDTVITLKSGLTKDEHMGSGDDLSEGELIIVPSNMVATSEMPDETQSTLSQTDATPVLSTASLVEPGSGGTTSSLVPQFRVTHHHSVTPNSNNPYILESKTERPPNLPMTLKMEMTNSTSEMQLIFSGDSEDTATGKMTLFVSQYPNGTSMLNGPGPRAEPVVHTSSGPNGHTTFTALTTTEQVAGEIMFHTTQKIKSPGLPAGSTIISHQEIHIIPALKQRPGRRRSFPGRRRIIKPNKITDISAYLNKLKKPPGVERPDSRDPSRYTTERPATAALSPSLITSTSFPASARASTPDMNVKGITMQPSTIGPLSTTRSNDFITSAGCPDTYISQAPREVGKSSSRMDRITASTKASTPSKVIRGKIPWQKLFGTKDHKELPNRLRKPVKPTPTGESTTAVKTTSTAAPARVPQLPTAESLISPITIRPRVTDENTEAQPTETLPEDFSGSSSTPEPNAESRFRKLTPAVPPLSFNTRTFVSQSPTIPPSFPSQAHTTTAKASATTQTIAFPPTIQPVVEKTFEASSSSSGSISGSGGYSKDVVYRRGGSRRPVWPPRRNGFRRRRPGKSFTTATPRTTVKTTTQSSITSVAITSTVRMIPSSVTMLLSKPQYTLFRVAEPVKSTRTTTARSSGDETTTYPNAEDWKDLSALTTSPSKVSTTTTWSRTTARPTTLDKNTPTSKPLKTQTQTSPAVSRIRSTANTFSTDTYRGIPPGKEPQYPTRRTPIKKVRPPSFPERNTQSGIGDGGNMELPRPEAAETSKHRGIYGPRDRGATFTILREERGNASTPSPYKIHNSVSAGYDLLEGQETSTPHTINSVSSALETGSKPKIVGGNAAQYTVLSNSDAFLPCVADGFPEPNIIWKRFSSITGSTLTIKGKMGKFEVFSNGTLSIQNTNMKDRGQYLCLAQNDFGSDKLLVTLSVVAYPSRILEPKVREINSHPGNTIEIKCRAEGRPVPLISWILANRTQVRGYSSDRERVTVTPDGTLVIHQVSAYDRGHYKCIASNPAGVDTVSVRLHVVAAPPGILEEKRQYVIGEAGQSVSLPCSAQGSPQPTVHWVLLDGTVIRPLQDIRANVSLLANGTLLLKDLSDSEGGTYECIATSSTGSERRVVTLSVKQTALVPRIVEASQRWTEIGYGQQLLLNCSAVGEPKPVILWKLPSKVVVDRWHRMGARIHILDNGTLTISSLSEKDAGDYLCIARNKMGDDLQLMKVSVSMKPAKIETKLFDKKRVPYGDDLKVDCRASGTPVPEISWGLPDGTLVNSALQADDGKGHTRRYVLFNNGTLYFNNVGMEEEGDYTCYAENTVGKDEMHVHITVVMAAPRIRTPGHTYVKVKAGGKVRFDCEPVGEPKPKVLWMLPSQDIIAASNERYLMHVNGSLDIRNIKLTDAGEYVCVARNAAGEDRKVYRLDIDDNPPIINGYHTNRTVVKDSAAKYSRKMIDCKAEGNPPPQITWIMPDNIFITAPYFGSRINIHENGTLEIRNVRPTDTAEFICMARNDGGEAVMVVQLQVTSMLRRPIFKNPLNERVVTRLGKTTVLNCSADGQPVPEITWLLPDGTRVTGTSRGAQYQLGNDGVFILYSATKEDAGKYRCAAKNSVGYIEKLIVLEVGQKPYILTRPKGIIRSMSGEPLYLHCLADGSPRPQVHWTLPGGAVLSHPQVSGRYMLLENGTLIVRDSTLHDRGNYLCRAKNDAGEDLLMVPVTVVTYPPRITSGPPQTLRALPGLPVQLSCAAVGLPRPEISWELPDRSVLSSTGTGQTTGNKRLHPQGTLIIQRPTVSDSGTYKCVAKNHFGADSRVAYVHVL; from the exons ATGACCGCCCTGCGCCGGAGCCGTGTGCCCCTCACGCTCCTGTGTGTCTTCGCCCAGACGGTGCTGCGGGGGGCCGCGTGCCCCGCATCCTGCACCTGCTACGTGCCCACCGAGGTGCACTGCACGTTCCGATACCTGACCGTGGTACCAGGGCACATCCAGCCTGCTGTGGAGAAGATTAACCTGGG CTACAACAGCTTAACTTTACTGAAGGAAAGCGACTTCGCTGGGCTGAGTcgactggagctgctgctgctgcacagcaaCACGATCCATCAGGTGGAGGACAAAGCCTTCGGTGACCTCCATGTCCTCCAG GTCCTGAAGATGAGTTACAACAGGGTCAGAGAGATCAACAAAGACACTTTCTTTGGCCTGAAGAGTCTGCTGCGGCTGCACGTGGACCACAACCGCATCGAGTTCATCCACCCCGAGGCTTTTTATGGGCTCACAGCCCTGCAGCTGGTCCACCTGGAGGGCAAcctgctccagcagctgcacCCTGACACCTTTGTGACCATGCGTTACAGCCAGATTTTCAAGACCTCCTCCATAAGGAGCATCCACTTGTCTGACAATGCGATGAGCACCTTGCCTGCCCGTGTCTTTTCTCCCTGCACCAAGCTGGAGAGCGTCTATCTCCACGGCAACCCCTGGTCATGCGATTGCCGCCTGGAATGGCTCGTGAAGTGGGCAAGAAAAGACCCAG GAGTGCTCAAGTGCAAGCGGGACAGGAAGCATGTCAGGGGGGCCCACTGTCCCATCTGTGAAACTCCAGCTGTCTCCAGGGGCCAGAACATTGTCCATCTCCCTCTGGATGCCCTGTCCTGCAGCAAGCCATGGATTCTTGCTCGCTTGAAGGAGAAGAAcctcaccttggatgaaggtgatTTCAGCACAGCCTCCCCTGGTGACTTCATAGCACCCATTGGCTCATTGGTGATGAACATGACGGACCAGTTCCACAACGATGCCAGCTTGGTCTGCACCGTTCAGAGACCATCGCTGATGGAGAACCTGACCGTGGCCCACAGCGAAGGCGTCGTCACACTGTGTGCCAATGTGGCCTCGTCGCTGGTCTGCAACATTGACTATGAGCACATCCAGCAGCTGTGGCGCATCTTAGCCGCATACAGCGACACACCGATGAGACTGCAGAGGGGACTCATGCTTGCCAAAACACCGGAGATGATCTACAGGTACACACAGAAGAACCCGGCGGGTGACAGCGAGGTCTTTACGAACGTCGAGGCCGAAATCAAGGCCAACCCGGGGTGGCTTATGCAGGATGAAGTCTCCCTTCAGCTGGaccgcaccaccaccacctttaCCGCCTTGCATATAAAGTACATGTCAACTGTCCACCTGCGGGAGGACAGCAAAGTCCAAAGGAAAGACAGGTACAGTTGGGCCATGATCAAGAGAGACAATCGGACCGAGACAGAGCACTCAGCTCTTGTTGGCGGTCTCATTGACTTGAAATGTCAGGTTTATGGACATCCTAAGCCTTCAGTTGAGTGGATACTACCGGACGGCAGCAAAGTCCGCGCACCGTACAGTAATGACGACGGAAGGATCGTCATCACAGACTCAGGGGGGCTCACGGTGAGGGCGGCCGACACATCGGACACGGGACTTTATCACTGCATTGCCACCAACTACCTGGATGCCGACGTCCTCACCTTTCGAGTTACGGTTTTACCTCCTGAGGTGGAAGAGGAAGATGTGAACGGGGTCCGGCTTTCGTACTCTATAGGTGACGACTTGCTTCTTGACTGCAGTTCTGCTGGAAACCCGAAACCCTCCGTTCGGTGGATTTTGCCAGACCACACAGTGTTGGATGAGTCTTACGGACACAGAAGGCTGTTCCAAAACGGCAGCCTGAGAGTACAAGGGCTGACACAGAGGGATCGTGGGTTTTACAGATGCCTCACTGCTAACCACATGGGAGTGGACTTGTTAACCTCCCAGGTAATGCTTTTGGGAGAGAGGCGCAAGGTGTTAGAAGCTGAGAGCTCAGGGGATGAGTTTGACTCCAATTTTGAGGAGAGTGTGGAGTCGGTCATCACTGAGCTTCCTTCCTCTAGGTCCTTCAGTGGCCAGGAGTCTACGACGGTTACCGCAGATCGCCCATTCCCCAGACACCGAGCCTCACGGAAGAGGGTCTCTAGTGGCATCATCCAGAGAAGGAGGGGCTCCACAAGTAACTGGCGAGCATGGGGATCAAGGAGAACCTTTGATAAATCCTCCAGAAAAGCAGACCCCAAAAAGTGGGAAGAAATGTTGACAAAAACCCAAAAAGGAAGAACAGAAGATGTGAAAGATGACACTGTGATTACATTAAAATCTGGCCTCACAAAAGATGAGCATATGGGCTCAGGTGATGACTTGTCTGAAGGAGAGCTCATCATTGTTCCAAGCAATATGGTGGCAACCTCAGAGATGCCGGATGAGACACAAAGCACACTTTCTCAAACGGATGCCACACCAGTTCTTTCTACAGCTTCGCTTGTTGAACCTGGAAGTGGTGGAACTACAAGCAGTCTAGTTCCACAGTTTAGAGTCACTCATCACCATAGTGTCACCCCCAATAGCAATAACCCTTATATTCTTGAGAGTAAAACAGAGAGGCCTCCAAATCTTCCAATGACACTAAAGATGGAAATGACCAATTCCACCAGTGAAATGCAGCTGATATTTTCAGGTGACAGCGAGGACACCGCCACGGGTAAGATGACCCTGTTTGTGTCACAGTACCCAAATGGTACCTCCATGTTGAATGGGCCCGGTCCAAGGGCAGAGCCAGTGGTCCACACATCCTCTGGCCCCAACGGCCACACCACATTCACAGCACTTACCACCACTGAGCAAGTGGCTGGTGAGATTATGTTTCATACTACACAGAAGATCAAGTCCCCAGGTCTCCCTGCTGGATCTACCATCATCTCCCATCAAGAAATCCACATCATCCCTGCCCTCAAGCAGCGGCCTGGACGAAGACGAAGCTTCCCTGGCCGGAGGCGAATCATAAAGCCGAACAAAATCACAGATATCAGTGCCTATCTCAACAAGCTGAAGAAGCCACCAGGGGTAGAAAGACCTGATAGTCGGGATCCTTCTCGGTACACAACAGAAAGACCCGCCACAGCTGCCCTCAGCCCCTCACTCATTACATCCACCTCTTTTCCCGCTTCCGCTAGGGCAAGTACACCTGACATGAATGTGAAGGGCATCACTATGCAGCCTTCCACCATAGGCCCACTGTCCACAACAAGGTCTAATGACTTCATAACCTCTGCAGGCTGTCCTGATACGTACATTTCACAAGCGCCCAGGGAGGTGGGGAAGAGTTCGTCCCGAATGGACAGAATAACTGCCTCCACAAAAGCCTCCACACCTTCCAAAGTAATTAGAGGCAAAATTCCATGGCAGAAACTGTTTGGGACAAAAGACCACAAAGAGCTTCCGAATAGACTTAGGAAGCCAGTGAAACcaacacccaccggagagagtacaacagcagttaAAACCACAAGCACCGCTGCCCCGGCAAGAGTCCCTCAGCTCCCCACTGCTGAATCACTCATCTCACCCATCACCATCAGACCAAGAGTAACTGATGAGAATACAGAGGCTCAGCCTACTGAGACCTTACCTGAGGACTTTTCTGGCTCATCCTCCACCCCTGAACCTAATGCTGAGTCCAGATTTAGGAAATTAACACCGGCTGTCCCCCCACTGAGTTTCAATACAAGGACATTTGTCAGTCAGTCTCCCACTATTCCCCCCAGCTTTCCTTCGCAGGCCCACACCACCACCGCAAAAGCTTCTGCCACCACCCAGACCATAGCCTTTCCACCAACAATCCAACCAGTTGTGGAGAAGACCTTTGAAGCCTCGTCCAGCTCTTCTGGTTCAATTTCTGGCTCAGGTGGGTACAGCAAAGATGTTGTATACAGGCGTGGGGGGTCAAGGAGACCAGTATGGCCCCCCCGCAGGAACGGCTTCAGACGAAGAAGACCAGGGAAGAGTTTCACCACAGCAACTCCACGCACCACAGTGAAAACAACTACACAAAGTTCCATCACTTCTGTGGCTATCACATCTACAGTGAGGATGATCCCATCTAGTGTCACAATGCTGCTCTCTAAACCGCAATACACACTTTTCAGAGTGGCAGAGCCAGTAAAATCCACAAGAACCACCACTGCTCGTTCTTCTGGAGATGAAACCACCACCTACCCAAATGCAGAAGACTGGAAAGATTTGAGTGCTCTTACCACTAGTCCTTCCAAAGTTTCTACAACCACCACATGGAGCAGAACAACCGCACGTCCAACAACACTTGATAAAAACACACCTACATCAAAGcctttgaaaacacaaacacagacatcaCCTGCAGTGAGTAGAATCAGGAGCACAGCTAACACCTTCAGCACAGATACCTACAGAGGAATTCCTCCAGGGAAAGAACCCCAGTATCCAACAAGAAGGACCCCCATAAAAAAGGTCAGGCCCCCCTCATTCCCTGAGCGAAACACTCAGTCTGGGATTGGAGATGGAGGCAACATGGAGCTACCTAGACCAGAAGCAGCTGAGACCAGCAAGCATAGGGGTATATATGGGCCAAGGGATCGGGGGGCAACGTTCACCATTCTTAGAGAAGAGCGGGGCAACGCCAGCACTCCGTCACCTTACAAGATCCACAACTCCGTATCAGCTGGGTATGATCTCCTCGAGGGGCAGGAAACCAGCACACCTCACACCATCAACAGTGTGTCATCAGCTCTGGAGACGGGGTCAAAACCCAAGATCGTGGGAGGGAACGCTGCACAGTACACAGTGCTGTCCAACTCCGATGCTTTTCTGCCCTGTGTGGCTGATGGTTTCCCTGAGCCCAACATCATCTGGAAACGCTTCTCGTCCATCACAG gAAGCACTTTGACCATAAAGGGCAAGATGGGAAAATTCGAGGTGTTCAGCAATGGCACCCTGTCTATCCAGAACACCAATATGAAGGACCGAGGCCAGTACCTCTGCTTGGCCCAAAACGATTTTGGCTCCGACAAACTGTTGGTAACCTTGTCCGTGGTGGCCTATCCGTCACGGATACTCGAGCCCAAGGTGCGGGAAATAAACTCTCACCCTGGGAATACCATCGAGATCAAGTGTAGGGCTGAAGGCCGCCCTGTCCCTCTCATCTCCTGGATCCTGGCCAATCGCACCCAGGTCAGGGGCTACAGCTCAGACCGCGAGAGGGTGACGGTGACACCCGATGGAACTCTGGTCATCCATCAGGTGTCTGCGTATGACAGAGGCCACTACAAATGCATCGCCAGCAACCCTGCCGGCGTGGACACGGTCAGTGTGCGGCTGCATGTGGTGGCAGCACCCCCTGGCATCCTGGAGGAGAAACGGCAGTATGTGATTGGCGAAGCTGGACAAAGCGTGAGTCTTCCATGCTCAGCCCAGGGCAGCCCTCAGCCCACTGTCCACTGGGTGCTCCTCGATGGAACAGTAATTCGGCCCCTGCAGGACATCAGAGCTAATGTCTCATTGTTGGCTAATGGCACGTTGCTCTTGAAGGACCTTTCTGACTCAGAAGGCGGGACGTATGAGTGCATCGCCACAAGCTCCACGGGCTCTGAGCGTCGCGTGGTCACCCTGAGCGTGAAGCAGACAGCCTTGGTGCCCCGAATCGTGGAAGCCTCTCAGCGCTGGACTGAAATCGGCTAtggccagcagctgctgctcaacTGCTCTGCGGTTGGGGAGCCCAAGCCTGTGATTCTCTGGAAGCTCCCATCTAAGGTCGTTGTCGACCGGTGGCACAG AATGGGAGCGCGGATCCACATCCTGGACAACGGAACTTTGACCATCAGTTCCTTGAGTGAGAAAGACGCTGGAGATTACCTCTGCATCGCCCGCAACAAGATGGGCGACGACCTGCAGCTCATGAAGGTCTCCGTGTCCATGAAGCCAGCTAAGATCGAGACGAAGCTATTCGATAAGAAGCGGGTGCCCTACGGCGATGACTTGAAAGTGGACTGCCGGGCATCTGGTACCCCTGTCCCCGAGATCTCCTGGGGCCTTCCAGATGGAACCCTGGTGAACAGTGCTCTACAGGCAGATGATGGCAAGGGTCACACCCGTCGTTACGTGCTCTTCAACAACGGCACGCTGTACTTCAACAACGTGGgcatggaggaggagggcgaCTACACCTGCTACGCCGAGAACACCGTGGGGAAAGACGAGATGCATGTCCACATAACCGTAGTAATGGCTGCCCCACGAATCAGGACTCCAGGCCACACCTACGTTAAGGTGAAGGCCGGTGGCAAAGTGCGTTTCGACTGCGAGCCTGTGGGTGAGCCCAAGCCCAAGGTTCTGTGGATGCTTCCTTCTCAAGACATCATCGCTGCCTCCAACGAACGCTATCTGATGCACGTCAACGGCTCCCTGGACATTCGCAACATCAAGCTGACCGATGCAGGCGAGTATGTGTGCGTGGCCAGGAACGCGGCAGGTGAGGACAGGAAGGTATACAGGCTGGACATCGACGACAACCCACCGATCATCAATGGGTACCACACAAACAGAACGGTCGTGAAAGACTCCGCTGCCAAGTATTCCAGGAAGATGATTGactgcaaggccgaagggaacCCACCACCCCAGATTACCTGGATTATGCCGGACAACATCTTCATCACAGCCCCGTACTTCGGGAGCAGAATCAACATCCACGAGAATGGCACGTTAGAGATCCGGAACGTACGTCCCACAGACACGGCCGAGTTCATCTGCATGGCACGGAATGACGGCGGGGAGGCGGTCATGGTGGTTCAGCTGCAGGTCACCAGCATGCTGAGAAGGCCCATTTTCAAAAACCCTTTGAATGAACGGGTGGTGACCCGCTTGGGAAAAACCACGGTACTGAACTGCTCAGCGGATGGGCAGCCAGTGCCAGAGATTACATGGCTGCTTCCCGATGGGACTCGAGTCACTGGCACTTCCCGTGGGGCTCAGTATCAGCTGGGAAATGATGGTGTGTTCATACTCTACAGCGCCACCAAGGAGGACGCTGGCAAGTATCGCTGTGCTGCCAAGAATAGCGTGGGCTACATCGAGAAGCTGATAGTCCTGGAGGTGGGGCAGAAACCGTACATCTTGACTCGACCCAAAGGCATCATCCGCAGCATGTCTGGGGAGCCCTTGTACCTCCACTGCCTTGCTGATGGCAGCCCCCGTCCTCAGGTCCACTGGACTCTCCCAGGGGGAGCTGTCTTGTCTCATCCACAGGTGAGTGGCCGATACATGCTCTTGGAGAACGGGACCTTGATTGTACGGGACTCGACCCTCCACGATCGTGGAAACTACCTGTGTCGGGCCAAAAACGATGCTGGAGAGGATCTTCTCATGGTCCCGGTCACTGTGGTCACTTACCCACCCCGCATAACCAGCGGACCGCCGCAGACCTTGAGAGCATTACCAGGACTGCCGGTGCAGCTCAGTTGTGCTGCTGTGGGACTCCCCCGACCCGAGATCAGCTGGGAGCTACCGGACCGCTCAGTGCTGTCCTCCACCGGAACCGGTCAGACCACCGGTAACAAGCGGCTTCATCCACAAGGGACCCTCATCATCCAGAGACCCACGGTCTCTGACTCGGGAACCTACAAATGTGTGGCCAAGAACCACTTTGGAGCGGATTCCAGGGTCGCATACGTCCACGTGCTGTGA